AATGCGCCACGGTGGTGCTGATGGATATGAGCGGTTCGATGCGCTATGGCGGGCTGTACATCAACGTAAAGCGGATGGGGATAGCCTTGGATGGGCTGATCCGCCGCGAGTTTCCCGGCGATTTCCTGCAGTTCGTCGAGATGTACACCTTCGCCAAACCGCGGCACGTGAGCGAGATCGCGTCGCTACTGCCGAAAATGGTGACGATCAACGATCCCTGGGTGCGGCATCGCGTCGATATGAGCCGCGACGATATTACCGAGGCCCAGGTCCCGCAGCATTTCACCAACATTCAGCACGCGCTTTCCATGTCGCGCAAGTTCCTGGCGCTGCAGCCGACCCCCAATCGGCAGGTGATCTTGATCACCGACGGGCTGCCGACGGCGCATTTCGAAGGCGAGCAGCTTTACCTTTGCTATCCGCCTGACGAACGCACGGAAAAAGCAACGATGCGGGAAGCCAAGTTATGTCAGCGCGACGGCATCACGATCAACATCTTCCTGCTTTCCAGTTGGTCGCAATCGCGCGAAGACGTGCAGTTCGCTTATCGGCTGGCCGAGTCGACCAAGGGACGCGTTTTCTTCACCGCCGGCCGCGACTTGGACCGGTACGTGGTGTGGGACTACGTCAGCCGCAAGCGGCAGATCATCTCGTAGCGCACGGATCGTTTGCGACCGCGCCGCGAAGACTTCGACCATCGTATGCCACGCTTTCCTAGTTGCCTTGGGGGGCGAGCAAGCCCAAATCCGGTCCGTCGTTGCGGCCGTTGCAGGCGGCAGCTATTCTGGCGCTGCCTGGGGAAGGCGGCCCCACGTAGTTCTGCACCTGTCGAATCACATCGTGGGAAGCTCGCTAATGATCTGGAACCGATCCAAGAAACTCTTTTCCGCTTGGCTGCCGCTTGGTGTGCTGGGCCTTCTGATCACGGCCCATGTCGAAGTCATCTCGGCCGCGAGTATCCGTATGGCTGTCCTCGGAGACAGCATTAGCGCCGGTAGCGGCGTCTCGGGCGGATCGCCCAATTGGGTCGCTCAGTTGAAAACGGCCGGCGGCATCACGTTCACCGATAAAGCCGTGGGCGGCGCCACTTCGGACACCGTCGTCAGCGGGCAGCTCAGTTCCGTCGTCACGCTGGCTCATAACGGCTCGATCGACGATTCGACGTTGATCATTGGCGGCAACGACGCGGTCGCGGCCGCGCTCAATATTGCCGGGGGCGGTGATCCCACGGCCTTCATCAATGACTACGTCGGTAATATCAAGAACGTGATCAATTCGATCGCCGCGGCGAATCCAAACGTGCATCAGGTCTTTGGCAATATGCCGGATGTGACCGTTACGCCCGCCGTGCAGGAAGTGGCCGCGGAAAATGGCATCACGCTGGCACAGTTGCATTTAGTGAGCCTGGCGATTGGTCAAGCCAATGCGCAGGCCGATGCCTATGCCTTGTCACACGGCGTGCCGGTGGTCGACTTGTACTCGGCCAGTCAGCAAATCACACCGTTGATTCCCTTGACGTTGGGTGGGCACACCTTCACCACAGCCTTTGCACCCGACGATTTTCATCCCGCTGTGTTCCTGCAGGGCTTGCTGGCGAACATGGTCGACACGGCCTACAACCAATACTTCCATCAATCGTTGCCGATCATCAGCGATCAGCAGATCGTGCGAAATGCTGGCTTCACGCCGATCACGAACCCGCCGAACACGGACCCGACGTACTTCAACGTGCAACCGTTCGTGATTCTGCCGACGCCCGAGCCGGCGAGCGCTGTGTTGGCTGTAATGGCGGTCCTAGGCCTACTTGCTTGCGGACGACGACGTATCGTGGCCGTAGCGCGAAGCGTCCGATGAGCGCCGCGGAGTGGATGATCTATGGCGCCAACGGTTATACGGGGCGCTTGATCGCCGAAGAAGCGGCGCGCCGCGGGATGCGGCCCGTGCTGGCTGGCCGTTCGGCCGACGCAATCGTGCCGCTGGCCACGAAGCTGGGCTGCCCGCATCGTGTGTTCTCGCTCGATGGTGCGGCCGCTGAGCAGCTTTCCAGCATGCGTGTCGTGCTGCACTGTGCAGGACCGTTTTCAGCCACGGCCCGGCCGATGATCGACGCCTGCCTGAAAGCGCGTACGTCTTATCTGGATATCACCGGTGAGATCGACGTTATCGAATTAGCGGCCAGCCGTCACGATGCGGCGCAGCGGGCTGAGGTGGCCGTAATTCCGGCAGTCGGTTTCGACGTTGTACCGAGCGATTGCCTGGCGGCGCAACTGGCCGCGGCGTTACCGACAGCCGAAAGATTGTTGCTGGCGTTCGAATCGACGGGCAGCCTTAGCCCCGGCACGGCCAAGACATCGCTCGAAAGCCTGCCGCACGGGGGGCGCGTGCGTGTGAACGGTCAAATCGTGCGCGTTCCGACGGCCTGGAAAACACGCGAAGTCGACTTCCCCGGGCGCCGGCTGATGACAGCCACGATTCCCTGGGGGGACGTGGCGAGTGCTTATCATTCGACCGGCATCAAGAATATCGAAGTCTACGTGGCCATGCCCCCCGGTCAGATACGGCAGTTGCAATGGACGCGCTGGTTGCTGCCACTGGCGGCGCTTCCACCGATCCAGCGCATGGCGCGTCGACGTATCGAGCGCACCGTGCCGGGCCCCAATGCCCAAGAGCTGGTGAAGACTCGCTCGTCATTCTGGGGGCGTGTCGAAGATACGGCCGGCCAATACGCCGAGGCGACCCTCGTTACCCTGGGGGGCTATCCGTTGACGGTCGTGACCTCGCTCATGTTCGTCGAGGCAGCACTAGCCGGCACACTGCCGACAGGTTTTTCCACGCCGTCGCGGGCGCTCGGAAAAAACGTTATCGAGCGTGTTCCCGGCGCACAATTCTCTTGGCGCCATCGTCCGGCAACGGCTTAATCCGACCGCAACACTTCAGACACCCCTATTTTTCGACCAAGCCCGGCACTGTGACCGTCGTTGCCGCGCGAATATCAATGTCGTGGACCAGGATCAACTCGTCGGTAATGAAGTAAGTGTTGAAGTCCGGAATGATCAGGTTGTGGCACGCAGCCTCGCCCGTCCTTTCGACGCTATCGATCATGAGCGTGCCTTTGGTCGTGTGCAAACGGTCGCCGACTTTCAACTCCTTGGCCATGCGCCAGCCCGTGCCGGAAACCCAGAATAGATGTCCGAGCGTCGAGCGGATGGTCTGCTGGCCGACG
The genomic region above belongs to Pirellulales bacterium and contains:
- a CDS encoding GDSL-type esterase/lipase family protein, with the protein product MIWNRSKKLFSAWLPLGVLGLLITAHVEVISAASIRMAVLGDSISAGSGVSGGSPNWVAQLKTAGGITFTDKAVGGATSDTVVSGQLSSVVTLAHNGSIDDSTLIIGGNDAVAAALNIAGGGDPTAFINDYVGNIKNVINSIAAANPNVHQVFGNMPDVTVTPAVQEVAAENGITLAQLHLVSLAIGQANAQADAYALSHGVPVVDLYSASQQITPLIPLTLGGHTFTTAFAPDDFHPAVFLQGLLANMVDTAYNQYFHQSLPIISDQQIVRNAGFTPITNPPNTDPTYFNVQPFVILPTPEPASAVLAVMAVLGLLACGRRRIVAVARSVR
- a CDS encoding saccharopine dehydrogenase NADP-binding domain-containing protein, with translation MSAAEWMIYGANGYTGRLIAEEAARRGMRPVLAGRSADAIVPLATKLGCPHRVFSLDGAAAEQLSSMRVVLHCAGPFSATARPMIDACLKARTSYLDITGEIDVIELAASRHDAAQRAEVAVIPAVGFDVVPSDCLAAQLAAALPTAERLLLAFESTGSLSPGTAKTSLESLPHGGRVRVNGQIVRVPTAWKTREVDFPGRRLMTATIPWGDVASAYHSTGIKNIEVYVAMPPGQIRQLQWTRWLLPLAALPPIQRMARRRIERTVPGPNAQELVKTRSSFWGRVEDTAGQYAEATLVTLGGYPLTVVTSLMFVEAALAGTLPTGFSTPSRALGKNVIERVPGAQFSWRHRPATA